One Siniperca chuatsi isolate FFG_IHB_CAS linkage group LG5, ASM2008510v1, whole genome shotgun sequence DNA window includes the following coding sequences:
- the kcnip3b gene encoding Kv channel interacting protein 3b, calsenilin isoform X3 codes for MSLKETIQYYSLRCGFGLCFTAYYISLLCWMFYQKISLFLWSAQHPSYLSVRSDLFSLFCFFLPLTITLSLFSIYFLSLHFGVNTPPPPLFSLSKDDSSDSDLELSTVRHQPEGLDQLQAQTKFTRKELQSLYRGFKNECPSGMVDEETFKTIYSQFFPQGDATTYAHFLFNAFDIDRNGSIRFEDFVIGLSVLLRGSVTEKLNWAFNLYDINKDGYITKEEMLAIMKSIYDMMGRYTYPCVRDEAPYEHVDKFFQKMDKNRDGVVTIEEFIETCQKDENIMNSMQLFENVI; via the exons ATGAGCCTTAAAGAAACAATCCAATATTATTCCCTCCGCTgtggttttggtttgtgtttcaCAGCATATTAtatttctctgctctgctggaTGTTTTATCAGAAAATAAGTCTTTTCCTCTGGAGCGCTCAGCATCCATCATATCTCAGTGTCCGATCtgacttgttttctttgttttgtttttttcttcctcttacTATCACTCTCTCACTGTTCTCCATTTACTTTCTTTCACTCCATTTTGGTGTCaacacccctcctcctcctctcttctctctgtctaaaGATG ACAGCAGCGACAGTGATTTGGAGCTGTCGACGGTGCGTCACCAGCCGGAGGGGCTGGACCAGCTGCAGGCTCAGACCAAGTTCACCAGGAAGGAGCTTCAGTCTCTCTATCGAGGCTTCAAGAAC GAGTGTCCCAGTGGGATGGTTGATGAGGAGACATTCAAGACAATCTATTCTCAGTTCTTTCCCCAAGGAG ATGCAACCACCTACGCTCACTTCCTGTTCAACGCATTTGACATTGACAGAAACGGTTCAATCCGCTTCGAGGACTTCGTCATCGGCCTGTCGGTGTTGCTCAGAGGTTCGGTCACTGAGAAGCTCAACTGGGCATTTAACCTCTACGACATTAATAAGGATGGCTACATCACCAAAGAG gaGATGCTGGCGATTATGAAGTCAATCTATGACATGATGGGGAGGTACACCTACCCCTGTGTGCGAGATGAAGCACCCTATGAACACGTGGACAAGTTCTTTCAG AAAATGGATAAAAACCGAGATGGTGTAGTGACCATTGAAGAGTTCATTGAGACATGTCAGAAG gaCGAGAACATCATGAACTCCATGCAGCTGTTTGAGAATGTGATATAA